A single genomic interval of Helianthus annuus cultivar XRQ/B chromosome 13, HanXRQr2.0-SUNRISE, whole genome shotgun sequence harbors:
- the LOC110903313 gene encoding E3 ubiquitin-protein ligase RHA1B — protein MGFPVGYTDFFLPKLILHILTHLVSICNHISTCFTFTGLQHIHRSNLTSNRAQPEPLIQPQSFSAVLLRELFPAVKFSEIVDPPESCVVCLCEFDGGDEIRRLTNCIHVFHRGCIDRWMDYDKKTCPVCRMLFVPDDLQDSFNERLWAASGIADYYGDSSLVGSL, from the coding sequence ATGGGTTTCCCAGTTGGTTACACAGATTTCTTCCTCCCAAAACTCATTCTCCACATCTTAACCCATCTAGTTTCAATCTGTAATCACATTTCCACATGTTTTACCTTCACCGGCCTCCAACATATCCACCGGTCCAATTTAACGTCTAACCGGGCCCAACCAGAGCCGTTAATCCAGCCGCAGTCGTTCTCTGCGGTCCTACTTCGAGAACTCTTCCCTGCTGTTAAATTCTCGGAGATTGTGGACCCTCCGGAGAGTTGTGTGGTGTGTTTGTGTGAGTTTGATGGGGGTGATGAGATACGTAGATTGACGAACTGCATACATGTGTTCCACCGGGGTTGTATTGACCGGTGGATGGATTATGACAAGAAAACTTGCCCGGTTTGTCGGATGCTGTTTGTGCCTGATGATTTGCAGGATTCGTTTAATGAACGGTTGTGGGCGGCTTCTGGTATCGCGGATTACTATGGCGATTCGTCACTAGTTGGTTCTTTGTAG
- the LOC110899561 gene encoding LOW QUALITY PROTEIN: zinc finger protein CONSTANS-like (The sequence of the model RefSeq protein was modified relative to this genomic sequence to represent the inferred CDS: deleted 1 base in 1 codon; substituted 1 base at 1 genomic stop codon) — MAKKILATISSIDAQLKSLETKQTLSSSPLATEGSFMEEANFKVGRYSPEERKQKIXGTNYKAKRTQRNFNKTIKYACRKTLADNRPRIRGRFARNDEPGETPKTFTFRRYANEDELWMDGLQEEFLQGGRFSNTYMPTTQLNQFNYFRQ, encoded by the exons ATGGCTAAAAAAATATTGGCCACTATAAGTTCTATTGATGCTCAACTGAAG AGTTTGGAAACAAAGCAAACATTGTCATCAAGTCCTTTAGCAACAGAAGGATCATTCATGGAGGAAGCAAACTTCAAGGTGGGTCGTTATAGTCCAGAAGAAAGGAAACAGAAAATC TGAGGTACAAACTACAAAGCAAAGAGGACACAAAGAAATTTTAATAAAACAATTAAG TACGCTTGTCGGAAAACTCTTGCGGATAACCGGCCAAGAATCCGTGGGAGATTTGCGCGTAACGATGAGCCTGGAGAGACTCCTAAAACTTTTACTTTTCGACGGTACGCGAATGAAGATGAATTATGG ATGGATGGGTTGCAAGAAGAATTCCTACAAGGAGGGCGCTTTTCCAACACCTACATGCCCACCACCCAATTAAATCAATTTAACTATTTTCGTCAATGA